The sequence GGACTTGAATTCGTACTCGTGTTGCGGCTCCATCCTGTAGGTATTTTCGAGTTTCCTCACTGGGGCTGGCGGTTTCTCTTTCGTCAGAAGCTTGTTAACAGAGTTCCACATGGACGGGCGCTTCGCGAACAGGTTCATTGGCAGCTTAATGGGTTTGTCCGCCTTTTCGGTGTCCCCTCCTCCTCCCGTGGCAGCTGTTGTTGCGGAGGAGTTACTAAGCTTGGAGATGATCGAAGTAGCCGACTTCTGTCGCTCCATTGATGGCTGTTGGGGGATCTTGTTCTCATTTCTAGCGGCAGCTGTCAGCATGGCCTTCATAATGTCATCaatcaaattatcaaaataacgCTGAACAGGAAATTGCACAAAATATTACCAACCAGTTGTATATGTACTCGAACTCAACGTTTTAAAATTATGAAGCCTGTATTCTCGCTTACAGGACTAGAACTCTCGAATCCAACGTCGTAAGAAGATGAGAGGATGGTCCTTCAGCACAGCACATCAATTCGACAaatgctgctgctgttgttgatgttgttgttgttat comes from Ptychodera flava strain L36383 chromosome 8, AS_Pfla_20210202, whole genome shotgun sequence and encodes:
- the LOC139138396 gene encoding dynein light chain Tctex-type 5-like, with the protein product MKAMLTAAARNENKIPQQPSMERQKSATSIISKLSNSSATTAATGGGGDTEKADKPIKLPMNLFAKRPSMWNSVNKLLTKEKPPAPVRKLENTYRMEPQHEYEFKSQEVRGVIEDIFKIRLKDETYEQKRANNLARNLAEVIKIRVKKLNMPRHKLVVFCVIGSRQEQCLRLGSRCVWDDKTDDFASASYQNGSIFAVATVYGIYFE